A section of the Oreochromis aureus strain Israel breed Guangdong linkage group 22, ZZ_aureus, whole genome shotgun sequence genome encodes:
- the si:ch211-81a5.8 gene encoding uncharacterized protein si:ch211-81a5.8 yields MDSLMSLGAPLKQFTSCVSGKSTTKRGAGRSQSVRRSSFTRRRSVSRRRSVPCNSQKVPDSWLRAYQDELKRERKRQQAMLAKKNAERTVRKTHFRSHHCLPRQSNASRRKPTPAKDDSFFGAFQGLSLDGLMGGTNASAAVTAPGAGAGDQCTVM; encoded by the exons ATGGATTCCTTAATGTCACTGGGCGCTCCCCTGAAGCAGTTCACCAGCTGCGTGTCGGGGAAAAGCACCACCAAGAGGGGCGCCGGGAGGAGCCAGTCTGTCCGGAGAAGCAGCTTCACCCGCAGGAGGAGcgtcagcaggaggagaagcgTTCCCTGCAACAGCCAAAAAGTGCCAGACTCCTGGCTCAGAGCTTACCAGGATGAACTGAAGAgggaaag GAAACGTCAGCAAGCCATGCTGGCCAAGAAGAATGCTGAAAGGACTGTCAGGAAAACTCACTTCAGGAGCCATCACTGCCTCCCACGG CAGAGCAACGCTTCCAGGAGGAAACCGACCCCGGCCAAGGACGACTCCTTCTTTGGAGCCTTTCAGGGCCTCAGTCTGGATGGATTGATGGGGGGTACTAATGCATCCGCTGCTGTGACGGCGCCTGGTGCAGGTGCAGGAGATCAGTGCACAGTCATGTGA